Below is a window of Carassius auratus strain Wakin chromosome 50, ASM336829v1, whole genome shotgun sequence DNA.
ttcaaacgagttatacttgaagcctgccctctgagaaatcctgaaaacgttattataaattgaagcaactcctccccctttgccttttagacgcggctcgtgtttataacaataatcttggggggtggactcatttaaaataatgtaatcatcaggttttagccaggtttctgtcaagcagagcacatctatattatgatcagttatcatattatttacaaaaagtgttttcgtagaaatggatctgatattcaataagccaatctttatcatttgtttatccatattgcatttgttttttatttgttgaacctcaattaaattgttaaccttaacttggtttggacgttttttgtattttctagttcgtggaacagacacagtctctatagtgtgatatctaggtgaaagagtctctatgtgctgagaattaactgacctctgtgacgggaggcagctagcagacggtcggtttagccagtctgtctgcttcctgacctgggccccagttagtcaagtataaacactaaatttgtaaatttgtaaaactgcatttttccatctcaaaaatatatcttaattatgacctatgctctcaatgtcaaagcAGAAttgttaatccatgcgtttatgacctcaaggtcagattattgtaatgctttattggttgGTTGTTCTACACGCTTAACTTAAgttcaaatgctattttggggatttccgtttttccattttcctacctaatttaGAACGCTTCCCTTTCCTTATGCAGAAGTGTAAacacacaaagtttggtatcattttaaaggaaaccctGGAATTagataaaacactgttgaaattgataaaaattacaatatatgctgtctgtgttataataagtAGGGGGGGGGGGAAACAAGGCGCTTTTTGAGTTTATTTGtataaactgaagtttgaaatagtaTAGCTCAGGCAATGAAGGCTATTTTATGGCTATTTGGCTATTTTGAATGGCTATTTTATGTGTTTCCAGCACATGTCAGCTAATAGAGGAAAAAGGACATTTCTTTAtatcctaatctatgcaaaagttattccaTTCCAActataataccatttttgtatacAATTTCCGCCTTCATGAATATGAAGTGTTCCTTTATATGCATGTTTCCCCTTTgcatgtaatatatgtatattattttacagaaaacactcagaagttacataaaaagctgctgtttgtgacaaatagtattatttaggttgtttcacatatgataaaccatctcaatacaatgtgctttttttgtaggtgttttctgaacagtctttgaaagagcATAAGTCAAACTGCAAACTAgcaaaatgcatgtgtgtgtgtgtgggggggggggtatatttcttagcttaatttgactactttatgtatcataaaaccccaataaatgatattctttgtaaagaaaacactctaagctttcaaatgaacccatataTGGGCTGATACCATATAAGGAAGGCTTTGCAAATGAAACAGGAACATTTTGCATGCTATTCAgagttgaagaaacaaactccagctagtccaaaatgcagcagataGAGTTCTTACCAGAACCAGGAAGTaagaccatattagcctggtcctgtcaacactgcactgccTCCCTATCACACATTATAAagatattgcttattacttaaaaagccctgaatggtttagcacctctgtatttgaatgagctcttacattatattatattcgTTACATTATATTCCTCCAtgtccgctgcgttctcaaaactcaaggaaagaatatcaaaatcaactgcgggcggcagatccttttcctatttggcgtctaaactctggaataacctaccttgttcaggaggcagacacactcttgcagtttaaatctagattaaagacccatctctttaacctggtttacacataacgcACTAATATGCTTATAATATCCAAATTCAAAGGATTTTtatgctgcattaattaggtaaaccggtaAACCCATAACACCCAATCTATTTGCTACAtcatccagtacgtatccagaccagatggtggatcagcacccagaaaggacctctacatccctgaaagacagcggagaccagggcaactagagccccagatacagatcccctgtaaagaccttgtctcagaggaccaccaggacaagacaacaggaaacagatgattctctgctcaatctgactttgctgcagtctggaactgaactactggtttcgtctggtcagaggagaactgccccccaactgagcctggtttctcccatggGTTTTTCTCTATTCACTcatcgatggagttttggtttcttgctgtcgtcgcctctggcttgcttagttggggtcacttcatctacagcgatatcgttgacttgagtgcaaatgattgcacagacactatttaaactgaacagagatgacatcactgaattcaatgattaactgcctttaactgtccttttgcattattgacacactgtttttcctaattaatgttgttcagttgctttgaaacaatctttttagtttaaagcgctataaaaataaaagtgacttaactacctcattcagcattaACACCAGACTAAATAAGCTATTTTGTACTACAATAATCTGCAATGTTTAcctcactggtttgcactctatatgccatgtgccttgtgctgctttacttatctttcttttttacatgacctatatgtatatttgtatagttgtactttttttttttatctgtatttaatgttctactgttagtgttatctgtatgcaccaagggtctgagagtatgCAATTTCAATTccctgtatgtatgtactgtacatgtggaagaattgacagtaaagcagacttgacttgacttgacttgaagcaCCCTTGATGCATAAAGTGTAAAGAGAAGAAGGTTGTGTCCTGCTGCACAAGACCTCATTCTAAGAAAGCTTGTATATGCCTCCCAACCCCTGTCCAGATCTGGTGTTTGGGCATCACCACATTATATGTGCTTGCACCCACAAAATCCATTGCTGTTATAGTGGACATGGTACTGTAATTTTCCTTTTCTCTGCAGCACAAGTGTCAGGCCCTTCGCTGCAGAGGTCAAGCTTGGGAAGCCATACCAGGCATGTCAAGTCAGGTCCTGCAAACAATACAATGAAGTTACTCACTCTTGATTCACTTGCAGACCTTCCTTCTTCTAAGATGTGATCCAAACTCCAAGACAATGATGGACATGTTGCTCAGTCTGAAGGGAGGGTCTGCTTGCAAAAGGCACTGTATAGGTTCCACCAGCCAATAGTGAGCCAGGCTTTTATAGCTGCTACTTCCTGGTTCAAGAAAGATGGTGATCCCAGGCCCCTCCTCAATCTCAGGCACCTAAACCTTGCCGTAATGACATgattattcttctgcacaatctgactttgctgcttTATAGCATGCCAGTCTATGCAACACTTGTTCATGTTATCtcagggaacgtcttggttacgtatttaaccctcgttccctgaaggagggaacggagacgttccCTGAGATAACATGAACAAGTGTTGCATAGACTGGCATGCTATAAAGCTGCACGTGAGTCAAAGACTGTCGCTGTCAGCCGAAAGATTCTGATGAAATGGCATGCAGCGCTGTCTTATAGGGATTTGCCTATGCAGCAGCATGAacgtgaacaaatcaggcttcagtattCAGAGTAAACAGGAGTTTACAATAGCATTCCACACAATGGTCATTCCAGTATCTCTTTGCTGATCAATCTATCATTCTTAGCTTGTCAAAGTGTTTATATTCAACAATTTCTGGATTAAGTTTACACAGCTTTGCTCACATAAAGGCTGAGCTGCTTGAGTTTTGCTTTGGTTCGCTTCATGTTTTGTTTGACTTACTTCTGGCAGTTAAAAGTGTCAGACCCTTCCTGCTGACAGTCTGGAAACCCAGTGATCTGTTGCGCTTTAATTTTTGCCCATATAAAGGATCAGACATCTTGCTGTGActcataatgtaatgtaatgatcgGTCAAGACAAATCTCTTTCAGTCATTAAATCTGAATTAATATTCTGATGATGACTGTATCTCTTTTAATGTCCTGAAAAGATTTGAACACATTGGATATATTTACACAGTGCTTTGCTGATCCAGTTGGCTGCTTGGTTGGACAGATCTCTAAAACACTTTCTCACAAAGTCTTCATACATCACCGTGGCCAAAACACTAATGCTGGCAGCTACTGTGCTGGAAAAGAGAAGCAGAACATGACGTCTCCTTTTATAGATCAGTATTGCTCAGCTTAAAAAtacatgggaaaaaaaaaacatggttaaactaagtaaaaatgttttattattaaataaactaaagttttaagaaaatgtaaattctgtcattattcacttactaGCCATCATGGAAATTTCTTTGAAATCAAgaaatgaataatgtaaataatgactGTCTATTGAATGTTAATGTTGTGTTCCAGACATTATTTCCCCAAAAAATTGTAGTTAAATGTTATTGGCTTTTACTTTGACTGTGACTTGGCTCAGGGTATAATAACTAAACATGTGTTCTCCCCTCCCTAATGTTGTTATACTCATGGTCTTCCCAGTCAAAAATGAttggcctacaaaaaaaaaaaaaccttacaagtTTCTGATTAGGCTATTACTACCAAGTTTTggattaaatatttttgtcaacatgttttcagttttctttttggaactgactGGTTATAGGACTCAGTGAACACTGCCAGAATTATCagtcactcaaaaactgaggtgcatgagctcagatcaatgaggcaTACGATCAATTcacttccaaaaaataaaaacaaaacctgtGCAAAATGAAAACAAGTTGACTGAGTTTTTTTTAAGATCTAATCCAAGATTTAGTGATAATACAGCAAAATGATTTACAAGCAGTTTTTAAAAGGCTTGTCATTTTTGAACAGGAGCACCAAATGAGGTAAACAGATTGTCTGCACAAGGGTTAACTCACAAGTCCTAAGTGTCAGTGGTATATACTGTATCTAAATCTAAagtctataaaaaaaacaataataatctttgCAATTAAACACTGCATTCAGGATCATTTACTTCGTAAACTTACTTATTACGTTTAAGTAAATTCATGTAAAAATTAAACTGTATTACAACATTTAGTTTATATTATCGCATATATTATTGTGAGCTTTGATATATAAACTGAAAATCACGGAGGGACAAAATTAACCTTATCTCAGCGTTCCACTGAATGCACATGCAACATATAAGCCTGGCATTCCTGGAAACACAGAGAATTTCCATCACAAAATATGGCATGAGCGGAGATAAAAATGGATAaagacataaattacattttaagtagaaaaaagtttttttgtttttttttgttttttcttggaAATGTATCTGTAGAAATATAAAAGAgtacaaccattcatttaaaacagAATTCAAGTACAGTTATTAATTTGATCTGGAAGCTACAAATTGACTTTTGTGCCAATTTTTTCCCCACAGTTCATATATTGCttgacatatatttttttatttaaatgatttggtaaatatatatatatatatatatatatatatatatatatatatatatatatatatatatatatatatatatatatatatatatatattttttttttttttttttttttttttatcaaaatgagtGACCAGATTGTGAGAAACAAGTAACGTTAAATATATGAAGTGCTCACCAGCTTTCTGTTTTGCAAGAGATGCATCTCTGGATTGTTGACAGGTTCACTAACACTggtaaattatgtataaatcaTTAATTATTCTTATAACGACATGCTATGATAAAAACAACCTAATAAaccaaaatatgtgtgtgttttcttattGGTGCAATCCCTCCTGCTCGACTCGCACCCTGGATCAGCACTGTGAGAAACCCAGCCACCATCAGCACCATCTGGAAGTCATCTGTCCAGAACACAGCCTTCAACCTACcctaaacactcacacacactggcACTGTTTCTCCTGTTTCTGTCTGATCATCAGCCACTGAGGCCATCAGACTGCCACACTCacaaaactttaaacattttgctCAGAATCGCATATACAGGAATATTTCATCAGTCAAACTCAGAAATTTCACATGTTCGTTCATGTCATTCGTGTTTTCTCATGAAACACATAAGAATTTAGGCTTCTAGGTGTCATGTGACAATCTCAAAGTTacaatattattatgtatattgaTAATAGtgattaatatgttaatattgattaaatgtattattttctttaaaaaaaaggatCAAATAGAAGTGTCCTAACTAAAAACATAATTACAACCAATCATAACCATTACCAGACTATTGATTACAATAATATTCACAACcatatttttttatcacattatcataatcataatagCATAATTATAGTGAAACCTGCATCAGAATTCAGCAGCACTCATCAATGTGCAGTAAAAAGTGCAGACAATGCCAGTGGTAAATATGGATCCCCAAAGATCAAATCCTGTCACTGATGGGGATAAACTGTTTATATAACTGATGTCCTGCATGAATGACTCCTACATTTAAAGATGACTTTTGTCTACATCACAACAACAATAGAGAAACAACAGAGTCTgatttaacaaacaaaacatataaataaGTTACATAAGTGAAAACTGTTGGATTGCAAAAGAGACAATAAgtcagtttttattaaaaacattctaCATGAATCAATGTAACCTAATCATAAAATATGTGGCATTTCAGTCTATATTTGCATTGACTCATTGGTCTCTCATGTTTTTTGAATATTAGTCTCTTGTGTGGTTCACATGACAAGTGTTACTCATGTAGGACGCGTGAGTCCTCTTGTGTAAAGGGAATCATTTTCAAGCTAAGTCTTTATCTCAGTATACTGTATGATGCACTTAAATaatgtctaggtaggcagcacaCAGGGTTATGAGCCACTGCCTCTGactctaaaaagttcactgtagcattcttttaaaaatagttCTTATTATGGAAATgtaacatactttaaaatattatacttAAGTGTGatcttaatgtaatgtttttggacattttattGTATGTCAAAtgcaattcaattaaaatattttagtataaTAGTTTAACTTTATGTTTAGTGGAAATAGGCCGTATAAGTGCTTTTGGTCAACTTAAGTAAAATTTAAGTActtaaatcttaaattaaaacttaGCATTTGACATTACTtcaaaaagtgaatttttttaagtgtaagtgTAAGTATAATCTTTTTAATTACACttgagtggccttttatttaattttagctcattacagtttttttttttttttatatatatatacacttttaaggtttgaaattccctagtgcacattcaatacaattaagtgcTCTTATTTTTCATAAGGGGCCATCTATTTAAGAAATATTACCTGCTTTGCACCTCAAAACGTTTTAACAACACATTCAGATTGATGTCCAAATGTTTactattttttccccaaaatttgTGTGACTAATGTAAACTAACCTTGATTGAGAGCTAAAGCAGGAGCATAAACTACCACACCATTGTACAGAATCTAAAGAGTTAAAAACAGAACAATCAGCATTGATCAAAAACCAAACAACAAACTATACAATACATGTTTTAAATGTGGGAGCATTTAATTCTACTCACCATTTGAACGATATAAATTAAAGTGACTGCAACACGAACAAGCTTACAAAACCGCATCTCCAAATCCTGTGAGAACAACAAGTCAGAACAAGTTTGTATCATGCTGGAGGGCCTCAACCTGCATAACTACAGCTGACACGGCCTATGGGATTCATTACTAAAGGTCATGACCTCCAAAAAGCCCAGAAACATCTGGCCAACATCCTACCTCAATACTTTATTTCTGTCCactgtagaatatatatatatatatatatatatatatatatatatataatgtaatatttaataataaaatctgtATGCAATATAGTAAAACTAGTGAAAACTAAAGTATAAAACATTTGATGACAAAAGCCCCGACCAGATTTTATTTAGATGaggctttctttctctctttgatGGTGAAGAAGATTCCCATACCAGAGGTGACCACAAACAGAAAGGCGAACACCAAATAGTCCCCAAAAATATaacttgttttatattaaaaacaaaccagTAAGCCGATCCCAGatcagagaaaaaataaaaaataaccctcGGAAAAGTAACATAACTGAGTAATGCAATTATTTTTAGGCATaaaaacaatattgtaatgcattacttttaaaaggatCTTTCCCCAACACAGATCATGttatattatatcaatataaaGGATATAAAGGGTGTTGTGTCTGTCAAGGTGTTATATTTTACTTGTGCAAAACCTAGAATGTGGTTCATTATTACTCTCACTGATGATGACGTGCTTTAGTGATGTTAGTAAAGATTACTTTGTCATCACTGAAACTCTCACATGTAGTTTgccttgataatttttttttattattattatttttttttttttttgaaagatgtgATCATGTTAAAAACATGGGAAATAGATTTAAATCAATTTGCACTGATGACCATCACAAAAGTAGaagttgttattatattatattatattatattatattatattatattatattatattatattatattatattatattatattatattatattatattatattattagggTGCCAATAAAGTGCAACACCTTCTGACCATTTATTAATgccattgtttttaaaaatatgatttacagGATGAAATTCATGTTGATTCGttaaacaaactatttttatGTAGCCTACTTGTATTCGCTTCATATCATTATATTGGTACAGTATAATACTTGTTGATCAATAATCAATTACTTATAATATAAtcagagtttttttcaaagtgatATCTAGAAACGTAAAAAGCTAAGTTTAAAAACCCTTTCAGGCTGTGCTCATGAGTGGGTGTAATTTGAGCGCGTGAAAGCGCGTGGGACTCAGATTACAGCTGAGCGTCTCTTCTATAGTGCTCACACTCATAGGAAGGATTCCAGATGTGGACATCGTCCCTGTCAGGTCACTCAGACCTTCCAAGTGGACAGAAGCTATCTACCATGTTACCTTTCACTCTTGCTCTGTTTTTATTGCCGCTCTGCGGTGCGGTCTACTATGGACCTTTGCTCCCTGAAATGTCCAACGGGACTTTTCACCACTTCTTCGTCCCGGACGGTGATTACGAGGAGACCGTAGACCCGGAGAAATGTCAGATGCTCTTTAAATGGATCGACCGCAGTCCGTGTCCGCTGGAGGAAGACCAGGACTCGATCATACGAGAGGATTTCATCATCATGAAGCAGCAGATAGAAGACGCGGCGCGCGTCCTGGAGAGCCTCGGGAAGAGCATCTCCTACGACCTGGACGGCGAGGACAGCTATGGGAAATACCTGAAGAGGGAGATCGTGCAGATCAACGAGGCTTTCACAAACGTGGAGAAATCTCTTGTGGAGCTGGAGACAAAATTCAAGCAAAACCAGGATACCGAGCAAAGAGAGGAGAATGAGTTCACCAGTAACTTCATCAACCCCATGTATAATGTGAGGGACACTCTGCAGGAAACTCTGGACATCTCTTCTGGACTCAAGGATAAACATGAACTCATCTCTCTGATCATCCGGAGTCATGGATCCAGGTTAAGCCGGCTTAAAAATGACTACCTGAGTGTTTAGAGTCACAGACCTTCTGGACAGACTACAGTCCGAGTTGGATTGTTGTTATTCTGAAGTGTGTGAAACGTTGGATCTCCAAAATTTCCCAAAGCTTGAAACTTTTTTAGTGGTTTTGAGTACTGAAGGTACCTTCACTCTTATATAATATGGagatttaaacatgtttttgaggCTTTATTATGTGTTCATAAGTCTattgatttctattttttttttttgtctctaagCATGTACTGTATACAGACATGATGTTAAGAATGCGTATGTCTTTTTTGGTCGCATAGGTAAGTTAGTTGCGGAAATAAATTGTTATAGCCACCAGTGAAagaaatttaaattgtatttactgtaaaataaataaatagataacgTAAAATATGCTTTATGATGTGCAGCCTTTAAATGAACCGTTTTATTCAAgtcagaaatatgatttaataagaTTTAGTTAACCTGACTACAAACAAgcttcattttaaatggtttcacTTCTTAGGTATTCTTTCAGACTGAAAACcctacacagattttttttttttttgtatatatttttttatgtcaaaatctGTTATTCCTGTAATCATTCTTCAGTAGGCTGGTCTTTTTCATCTGTCTGTTGCTGACATTTATTTTGGAACGACTGAGGTTTGAGGAAGCTGGAAGGGTGGTGGTTAAACAAGCTGGTTGAGATTTGGCATTTCCTGTGCCTTTAGAACAGAacgtctctttctctttctgccaTGTGGAAGAATAATCAAACACTGCAGCAATATACAAAGAAACACAATCTACCATTTCTACTGCCAACTCCACGAGAATGCTGGAATATTTGCTGGTGAACAGTTTTAAGGTTAACGTTTTAACTGTTAAACCATAAACATCAGTCATTACCCCAGACCAAAATTACTTGGAAGCATAAAACATATCCTAAACCACTCCTTCATAAGCCTAAATATTGTACCAAAATCACAATGTTGTTGCTGCATTTGAAATACTAACCAGAACAATGAAGTACTTATAGATGTG
It encodes the following:
- the fibina gene encoding fin bud initiation factor a, which encodes MWTSSLSGHSDLPSGQKLSTMLPFTLALFLLPLCGAVYYGPLLPEMSNGTFHHFFVPDGDYEETVDPEKCQMLFKWIDRSPCPLEEDQDSIIREDFIIMKQQIEDAARVLESLGKSISYDLDGEDSYGKYLKREIVQINEAFTNVEKSLVELETKFKQNQDTEQREENEFTSNFINPMYNVRDTLQETLDISSGLKDKHELISLIIRSHGSRLSRLKNDYLSV